A stretch of Pygocentrus nattereri isolate fPygNat1 chromosome 8, fPygNat1.pri, whole genome shotgun sequence DNA encodes these proteins:
- the tmem129 gene encoding E3 ubiquitin-protein ligase TM129: MDQSDATFTLAYIVFTVCVVFTPNEFRSAGLTIQNIFSEWLGSEDIGFIQYHIKRTALTVLIHSSLPLGYYIGMCIAAPEENLVYIHLASQAWQLYFGLSMAFQLFSFALVFHWSENDWANHPISKTLGIFALPQSSWRAVASSINTEFRRIEKFATGPPDARVIITDTWVMKVTVYRLFVTLQQDAHLTVIHSKQHDLSPDSRTPVQILTLTVASINPRVKSFYIGLNSTEYAELCEKLRSPIRNAANVVVHLTLSELFLETFKSQVEMNQVYRHTSGQELEPCIGCMQASANIKLMQLCQDDGDGECQQCYCRPMWCLLCMGKWFASRQDQTRPETWLSSRVPCPTCRAKFCILDVCLVE; the protein is encoded by the exons ATGGATCAGTCAGACGCAACTTTTACTTTAGCCTACATTGTatttacagtttgtgttgtaTTTACGCCTAATGAATTTCGTTCGGCGGGATTGACGATACAGAACATTTTCTCAGAATGGCTTGGCAGCGAAGACATTGGCTTTATTCAATATCACATCAAGAGAACAGCCCTAACTGTGCTAATCCACTCCTCCTTACCGCTTG GCTACTACATAGGAATGTGTATTGCTGCACCTGAAGAGAATCTTGTGTACATCCATCTAGCAAGTCAGGCATGGCAACTTTATTTTGGACTGTCGATggcttttcagcttttcagcttTGCTCTTGTGTTCCATTGGTCTGAAAATGATTGGGCAAATCATCCGATATCTAAGACCCTTGGCATATTTGCCTTACCACAGTCCAGCTGGAGGGCAGTTGCATCATCCATCAACACAGAATTTCGCCGGATTGAAAAATTTGCTACAGGGCCACCTGATGCCAGAGTGATTATCACTGATACTTGGGTGATGAAGGTTACAGTTTACCGCTTGTTTGTCACTCTGCAGCAGGATGCACACTTAACTGTCATACACTCAAAACAACATGACCTGTCTCCTGATTCACGCACTCCAGTTCAGATTCTTACTCTTACTGTTGCCAGCATCAATCCCAGAGTCAAATCTTTTTACATAGG GTTGAATTCAACAGAGTATGCAGAGCTATGTGAGAAATTGCGTTCCCCAATCAGAAATGCTGCTAATGTGGTTGTCCATTTGACTCTGAGTGAGCTCTTTTTGGAGACCTTCAAATCTCAAGTAGAGATGAATCAGGTTTACAGACACACAAGTGGGCAG GAATTAGAGCCATGTATTGGATGTATGCAAGCGAGCGCCAACATAAAACTTATGCAACTATGTCAAGATGACGGTGATGGCGAGTGCCAGCAGTGCTATTGCCGCCCTATGTGGTGTCTCCTTTGCATGGGCAAATGGTTTGCCAGCCGCCAGGACCAGACTCGCCCCGAGACATGGCTCAGCAGCAGAGTACCTTGTCCCACTTGTAGGGCTAAGTTCTGCATTTTAGATGTCTGCCTTGTTGAATGA